Part of the Candidatus Hydrogenedentota bacterium genome, TGGCGGCGCGGTTCCAGACGTTTCCGCACTTCACGTTGATTCAGAACATAAAGAAACGCATAGAGGAGTGCTACAAAGAGCGACGGAAGCGACGCAACCACGAGCGCAGGCGGCCAACTCATGCCGGTAGACCTGCATGCATCGACGAAGAACACGAACATCGGGAGGGCATAAGGCAGCAAATACCACCACACAATATTTCGGAGTAGCCAAATCTGATGCTCGACCTGCGTCAGGGATTCCTTTGCACTGATGAGCAGGGGTTCGTTTGGCCCGGGGAGTTTGTGCTTGTGGCGCCAGCGGTCCACGAGGATGAACACAATGCCCCACACAATTCCGATCATGACGAGGTACCATGTCCAGGGAAGCGAAAGCGCGTAACCCATGATGACCCATGCCGGCAGCATGACGAGTGCGACGCCGACCTCGCGATAGTCTCGTATCAAGATCGCCGTCCGGAATTCGCGTTGGGAGCGCTGCACTTCCTTCAGCAACGTATCGGCATCAAAATTGATGCGCGTTTTAGATGTTCCCGCCTGCCAGGCCTGCTGAAATTCATCCGGGGACATGTGCGCTCTCCTTCATCAGATCGCTCAGCGCCTTTTTCGCGCGATTCAGCTTCACCCCGACGTTGCTTTCCGAGATGCCCAATATTTCGGCCATCTCCCGATAACTCAGGTCATCGAGGTACAGCAGCACCAGCGCAGCATCGGCCTTTGGTAGCTGGTGTATTGCTTTGTAGAGCTGCTCGACGGTATCTCGATGCTGAACTTGATCGGCGCTGTTGGACCCCACCGTTGCCGAGTGCACTTCGAGAAGTGGTTGCTGAGTCAGGCGCCGCGGCTTGTCTTTTCTGTGCCAATTCATCGCGGTGTTCAATGCGATGCGATAGAACCATGTCGCCGCGCTTGCGCGGTGCTCGAACGTCGGTAAGGAGCGCCACGCCTGGAGCAGAATCTCCTGCGCCAGGTCCTGGCAGTCCTCGGCGGTGAGGGTGTAGGCGCGCGCGACCTTCATGACGGAGGGGCCATGTTCGTTG contains:
- a CDS encoding RNA polymerase sigma factor; its protein translation is MRDEDQKALFMNWLNEHGPSVMKVARAYTLTAEDCQDLAQEILLQAWRSLPTFEHRASAATWFYRIALNTAMNWHRKDKPRRLTQQPLLEVHSATVGSNSADQVQHRDTVEQLYKAIHQLPKADAALVLLYLDDLSYREMAEILGISESNVGVKLNRAKKALSDLMKESAHVPG